Proteins encoded within one genomic window of Natator depressus isolate rNatDep1 chromosome 1, rNatDep2.hap1, whole genome shotgun sequence:
- the POU1F1 gene encoding pituitary-specific positive transcription factor 1 isoform X1, with product MSCQAFTSADTFVPLNSDSSPALPLIMHHSAAECLPVSNHATNVVSTVPSVLSLVHTPKCSHVHFSMATLGNASTGLHYSVPSCHYGNQQSTYGVMAGIKPATPEMLSASLSQSRILQTCSMPHPNVVNGVSTLQGGLTPCLYKFPEHALSASSCALGPGFTPMHQSILGDDPTATDFKQEFRRKSKSVEEPLDMDSPEIRELEKFANEFKLRRIKLGYTQTNVGEALAAVHGSEFSQTTICRFENLQLSFKNACKLKLILSKWLEEAEQIGALYNEKVGVNERKRKRRTTISISAKEALERNFGEQSKPSSQEIMRMAEGLNLEKEVVRVWFCNRRQREKRVKTSLHQNTFSSIMKEHHECR from the exons ATGAGTTGCCAAGCATTTACTTCAGCTGACACCTTCGTCCCCTTGAATTCTGACTCTTCTCCCGCTCTGCCTCTGATAATGCATCATAGCGCTGCAGAATGCTTGCCCGTCTCCAACCATGCTACCAATGTCGTGTCTACAG TCCCGTCTGTTTTGTCTTTGGTCCATACTCCTAAATGTTCCCACGTGCACTTCTCCATGGCGACTTTGGGAAACGCATCTACAGGTCTTCATTATTCAGTCCCTTCCTGTCATTATGGAAACCAACAGTCTACCTATGGGGTGATGGCAG GCATCAAGCCTGCAACCCCAGAGATGTTATCAGCAAGTCTCTCCCAGAGTCGCATTTTACAGACCTGCAGCATGCCCCATCCCAACGTGGTGAATGGAGTCAGCACTCTGCAAG GTGGCCTGACCCCATGCCTTTATAAATTCCCTGAACATGCTCTGAGTGCCAGTTCCTGTGCTCTGGGGCCTGGCTTCACTCCCATGCACCAGTCTATCCTTGGAGATGATCCCACAGCCACTGACTTCAAGCAGGAATTCCGCAGAAAAAGCAAGTCTGTTGAAGAGCCATTAGACATGGATTCCCCTGAAATCAGGGAACTGGAAAAGTTTGCCAATGAGTTCAAACTGAGGAGAATTAAGCTAG GCTACACACAAACAAATGTTGGAGAAGCCCTGGCTGCTGTGCATGGCTCTGAGTTCAGTCAAACAACCATTTGCCGATTTGAAAATTTGCAGCTAAGCTTCAAGAATGCCTGCAAACTGAAATTGATATTATCCAAGTGGCTGGAAGAAGCAGAACAAATAGGAG CTTTATACAATGAAAAAGTTGGCGTGAATGAGCGGAAAAGAAAGCGCAGAACCACCATAAG CATTTCTGCTAAAGAAGCTCTAGAGAGAAACTTTGGGGAACAAAGTAAGCCTTCTTCTCAAGAGATTATGAGGATGGCTGAGGGGCTTAACCTCGAGAAGGAAGTTGTGAGAGTTTGGTTTTGCAACCGAAGACAAAGGGAAAAGAGAGTGAAGACAAGTTTACACCAGAACACCTTTAGTTCCATTATGAAGGAGCATCATGAGTGCCGGTAA
- the POU1F1 gene encoding pituitary-specific positive transcription factor 1 isoform X2 has product MSCQAFTSADTFVPLNSDSSPALPLIMHHSAAECLPVSNHATNVVSTGLHYSVPSCHYGNQQSTYGVMAGIKPATPEMLSASLSQSRILQTCSMPHPNVVNGVSTLQGGLTPCLYKFPEHALSASSCALGPGFTPMHQSILGDDPTATDFKQEFRRKSKSVEEPLDMDSPEIRELEKFANEFKLRRIKLGYTQTNVGEALAAVHGSEFSQTTICRFENLQLSFKNACKLKLILSKWLEEAEQIGALYNEKVGVNERKRKRRTTISISAKEALERNFGEQSKPSSQEIMRMAEGLNLEKEVVRVWFCNRRQREKRVKTSLHQNTFSSIMKEHHECR; this is encoded by the exons ATGAGTTGCCAAGCATTTACTTCAGCTGACACCTTCGTCCCCTTGAATTCTGACTCTTCTCCCGCTCTGCCTCTGATAATGCATCATAGCGCTGCAGAATGCTTGCCCGTCTCCAACCATGCTACCAATGTCGTGTCTACAG GTCTTCATTATTCAGTCCCTTCCTGTCATTATGGAAACCAACAGTCTACCTATGGGGTGATGGCAG GCATCAAGCCTGCAACCCCAGAGATGTTATCAGCAAGTCTCTCCCAGAGTCGCATTTTACAGACCTGCAGCATGCCCCATCCCAACGTGGTGAATGGAGTCAGCACTCTGCAAG GTGGCCTGACCCCATGCCTTTATAAATTCCCTGAACATGCTCTGAGTGCCAGTTCCTGTGCTCTGGGGCCTGGCTTCACTCCCATGCACCAGTCTATCCTTGGAGATGATCCCACAGCCACTGACTTCAAGCAGGAATTCCGCAGAAAAAGCAAGTCTGTTGAAGAGCCATTAGACATGGATTCCCCTGAAATCAGGGAACTGGAAAAGTTTGCCAATGAGTTCAAACTGAGGAGAATTAAGCTAG GCTACACACAAACAAATGTTGGAGAAGCCCTGGCTGCTGTGCATGGCTCTGAGTTCAGTCAAACAACCATTTGCCGATTTGAAAATTTGCAGCTAAGCTTCAAGAATGCCTGCAAACTGAAATTGATATTATCCAAGTGGCTGGAAGAAGCAGAACAAATAGGAG CTTTATACAATGAAAAAGTTGGCGTGAATGAGCGGAAAAGAAAGCGCAGAACCACCATAAG CATTTCTGCTAAAGAAGCTCTAGAGAGAAACTTTGGGGAACAAAGTAAGCCTTCTTCTCAAGAGATTATGAGGATGGCTGAGGGGCTTAACCTCGAGAAGGAAGTTGTGAGAGTTTGGTTTTGCAACCGAAGACAAAGGGAAAAGAGAGTGAAGACAAGTTTACACCAGAACACCTTTAGTTCCATTATGAAGGAGCATCATGAGTGCCGGTAA
- the POU1F1 gene encoding pituitary-specific positive transcription factor 1 isoform X3, with the protein MAGIKPATPEMLSASLSQSRILQTCSMPHPNVVNGVSTLQGGLTPCLYKFPEHALSASSCALGPGFTPMHQSILGDDPTATDFKQEFRRKSKSVEEPLDMDSPEIRELEKFANEFKLRRIKLGYTQTNVGEALAAVHGSEFSQTTICRFENLQLSFKNACKLKLILSKWLEEAEQIGALYNEKVGVNERKRKRRTTISISAKEALERNFGEQSKPSSQEIMRMAEGLNLEKEVVRVWFCNRRQREKRVKTSLHQNTFSSIMKEHHECR; encoded by the exons ATGGCAG GCATCAAGCCTGCAACCCCAGAGATGTTATCAGCAAGTCTCTCCCAGAGTCGCATTTTACAGACCTGCAGCATGCCCCATCCCAACGTGGTGAATGGAGTCAGCACTCTGCAAG GTGGCCTGACCCCATGCCTTTATAAATTCCCTGAACATGCTCTGAGTGCCAGTTCCTGTGCTCTGGGGCCTGGCTTCACTCCCATGCACCAGTCTATCCTTGGAGATGATCCCACAGCCACTGACTTCAAGCAGGAATTCCGCAGAAAAAGCAAGTCTGTTGAAGAGCCATTAGACATGGATTCCCCTGAAATCAGGGAACTGGAAAAGTTTGCCAATGAGTTCAAACTGAGGAGAATTAAGCTAG GCTACACACAAACAAATGTTGGAGAAGCCCTGGCTGCTGTGCATGGCTCTGAGTTCAGTCAAACAACCATTTGCCGATTTGAAAATTTGCAGCTAAGCTTCAAGAATGCCTGCAAACTGAAATTGATATTATCCAAGTGGCTGGAAGAAGCAGAACAAATAGGAG CTTTATACAATGAAAAAGTTGGCGTGAATGAGCGGAAAAGAAAGCGCAGAACCACCATAAG CATTTCTGCTAAAGAAGCTCTAGAGAGAAACTTTGGGGAACAAAGTAAGCCTTCTTCTCAAGAGATTATGAGGATGGCTGAGGGGCTTAACCTCGAGAAGGAAGTTGTGAGAGTTTGGTTTTGCAACCGAAGACAAAGGGAAAAGAGAGTGAAGACAAGTTTACACCAGAACACCTTTAGTTCCATTATGAAGGAGCATCATGAGTGCCGGTAA